One window of Magallana gigas chromosome 2, xbMagGiga1.1, whole genome shotgun sequence genomic DNA carries:
- the LOC105327403 gene encoding RAB6-interacting golgin isoform X2, with protein sequence MSGWAGFSDAELRKLKDQKDNKSAKVSSGQDPNEASPGKRVPNILSASKSRTQREAANPVSSTGLGGNKIPKQQTPVTATKPAEEKEEMVMEIKEEVTEIEDSEALSREINNLDKFRDQQKMIEEANKQRKALLSKTLTERQRKAREEAQKLSHIQKELQLLDNRLSADVTLIRSRIESASKDFLEAQRRYDRAEREFIEAKMDLQKKSDLKEQLTEHLYTIIHQNELRKAEKLSHLMNELEMENEGNGVKLSSLPPLSAFNAVGLTTLPKTSTNDQCQSGPSSSKNDNQKSTESSKSEKMNKNSESSASAEETIDKSVCHIITDSQSVDNRGGVQESLREGKRQEEATGGGSKVGVPQEKAQTASVLGSSLEREKSVPSSWTLDVIVKQEPEENV encoded by the exons ATGTCGGGATGGGCTGGGTTTTCGGATGCAGAGCTGAGAAAACTAAAAGATCAAAAGGACAATAAATCAGCAAAag TATCCAGTGGTCAGGATCCCAATGAAGCTTCACCAGGTAAAAGAGTGCCCAACATTTTGTCAGCATCAAAATCTAGAACGCAGAGAGAGGCAGCAAACCCAGTCAGTTCAACAG GTTTAGGTGGAAACAAAATTCCAAAACAGCAGACTCCAGTGACAGCAACAAAACCTGCAGAAGAGAAGGAAGAGATGGTGATGGAGATTAAAGAAGAGGTGACAGAAATCGAGGACTCTGAGGCGCTGTC ACGGGAGATCAATAATTTAGATAAATTCCGAGACCAGCAAAAAATGATTGAAGAAGCCAACAAGCAGCGGAAAGCTTTACTGTCCAAAACACTGACAGAGAG ACAAAGGAAAGCAAGGGAGGAGGCCCAGAAGTTGTCTCACATACAGAAAGAGCTGCAGTTACTGGACAACCGACTGTCAGCAGACGTTACTCTCATCAGGAGTCGAATAGAATCAGCCAGCAAAGACTTCCTAGAAGCTCA GAGGAGATATGACAGAGCTGAGCGAGAATTCATTGAAGCAAAGATGGATTTACAGAAGAAATCGGATCTGAAGGAGCAACTGACTGAGCATCTCTACACCATCATTCACCAAAATGAACTACGCAAGGCAGAAAAACTCTCTCATCTCATGAATGAACTAGAAATGGAGAATGAAGGGAACGGGGTAAAGCTTTCCTCTTTGCCTCCACTAAGTGCATTTAATGCAGTCGGCCTGACGACTCTGCCAAAGACATCTACAAATGACCAGTGTCAATCTGGACCTTCTTCATCCAAAAATGACAATCAGAAATCCACAGAATCGAgcaaaagtgaaaaaatgaacAAGAATTCTGAATCTTCGGCTTCGGCTGAGGAAACCATAGACAAATCTGTGTGCCATATCATTACAGACTCACAAAGTGTTGACAACAGAGGAGGTGTTCAGGAATCGTTAAGAGAGGGAAAGAGGCAAGAGGAAGCTACTGGTGGTGGCTCAAAGGTTGGTGTACCACAGGAAAAAGCACAGACTGCGTCTGTTCTTGGAAGTTCCTTAGAACGAGAGAAATCCGTGCCATCCTCATGGACTCTAGATGTTATAGTTAAACAAGAACCAGAAGAAAATGTGTAG
- the LOC109618656 gene encoding E3 ubiquitin-protein ligase CCNB1IP1 isoform X1 — MESELVCNHKKCRKRVEAYAWITSCSHIFCDEDGVREFKNNATCPACSTDLSDKLDIIRIEVNPSEKYKSMVLAGKRPEIIMEICSRAMSFWSYQIHQERVYQEYVGAKAKERAAQLEQYYEQVISRTSAELNSLKSQLTVTKKDLESVKKKYHDASEKVAEKYRQYQKLQSMYDALKRKCITPSTFGGGEAVCNDRARNALSTFTIPIGSDHGIGPSHAGSASNSKRNSPEASREAPFSFRPTDTPVLAHGHQQTKNGRHSQQPVNKNLFDLDFPTH, encoded by the exons ATGGAATCAGAGTTGGTTTGCAATCACAAAAAGTGCAGAAAAAGAGTAGAAGCATATGCTTGG ATAACATCTTGTTCAC ATATTTTTTGCGATGAAGATGGGGTACGAGAATTTAAGAACAATGCAACATGTCCAGCTT GCTCTACAGATTTATCAGACAAATTGGATATCATTCGAATTGAAGTCAATCCCTCTGAAAAATACAAATCT ATGGTGTTAGCAGGAAAGCGGCCAGAAATAATAATGGAGATCTGCTCTAGAGCAATGTCATTTTGGTCTTATCAG ATTCATCAAGAAAGAGTTTACCAAGAGTATGTAGGAGCCAAAGCCAAAGAGAGAGCAGCACAGTTGGAGCAATATTATGAACAAGTGATTTCTCGTACCTCAGCTGAATTGAAtt CGCTAAAATCACAACTAACAG taacTAAAAAAGATTTGGAGAGCGTCAAGAAAAAGTATCATGATGCAAGCGAAAAGGTTGCTGAAAAATACAGACAATACCAAAAGCTACAA TCGATGTACGATGCTTTGAAAAGGAAGTGCATAACACCATCGACTTTTGGGGGCGGAGAAGCGGTATGCAATGACAGAGCTAGAAACGCTCTCTCCACCTTTACCATACCGATAGGTTCCGATCACG GCATCGGTCCTTCTCATGCCGGCAGCGCATCAAACAGCAAAAGAAATTCACCAGAGGCTAGTCGGG aAGCTCCATTCTCGTTCCGACCGACTGATACACCAGTTCTTGCCCATGGTcatcaacaaacaaaaaacgGCCGCCATTCACAGCAGCCAGTGAACAAGAACCTGTTTGACTTGGACTTTCCCACACATTAA
- the LOC105327403 gene encoding RAB6-interacting golgin isoform X1, with amino-acid sequence MDDSASNTLRSLLGKMEPPPMSSAEAYPTFLYKISPVLSVQQSPSMVQSSPSSKQTITSIMSSNMSSNITSASNSLALEEMGLRRTRTVIPNSVKVQIAKVANQIPRMTQGEIAQMFGIDRTTVSKILKRRREYLGPDSESPPRAKYNCLSSGQDPNEASPGKRVPNILSASKSRTQREAANPVSSTGLGGNKIPKQQTPVTATKPAEEKEEMVMEIKEEVTEIEDSEALSREINNLDKFRDQQKMIEEANKQRKALLSKTLTERQRKAREEAQKLSHIQKELQLLDNRLSADVTLIRSRIESASKDFLEAQRRYDRAEREFIEAKMDLQKKSDLKEQLTEHLYTIIHQNELRKAEKLSHLMNELEMENEGNGVKLSSLPPLSAFNAVGLTTLPKTSTNDQCQSGPSSSKNDNQKSTESSKSEKMNKNSESSASAEETIDKSVCHIITDSQSVDNRGGVQESLREGKRQEEATGGGSKVGVPQEKAQTASVLGSSLEREKSVPSSWTLDVIVKQEPEENV; translated from the exons ATGGATGACAGTGCATCTAACACCCTGAGGAGCCTATTGGGAAAGATGGAGCCACCCCCCATGTCCTCAGCTGAGGCCTATCCTACTTTCCTGTACAAGATATCCCCTGTCCTCTCTGTTCAGCAGTCCCCTTCTATGGTTCAATCATCGCCCTCATCAAAACAGACAATCACTAGTATCATGTCCTCAAACATGTCCTCAAACATCACTAGTGCTAGTAACTCTCTAGCTCTGGAGGAGATGGGATTAAGAAGGACAAGAACTGTGATCCCAAACTCGGTCAAAGTTCAAATAGCAAAAGTAGCTAATCAGATTCCTAGAATGACACAGGGCGAGATTGCCCAGATGTTTGGGATTGACAGAACTACTGTATCAAAGATCTTAAAGAGAAGAAGAGAATATTTAGGTCCTGATTCTGAGTCACCACCAAGAGCAAAGTACAATTGCT TATCCAGTGGTCAGGATCCCAATGAAGCTTCACCAGGTAAAAGAGTGCCCAACATTTTGTCAGCATCAAAATCTAGAACGCAGAGAGAGGCAGCAAACCCAGTCAGTTCAACAG GTTTAGGTGGAAACAAAATTCCAAAACAGCAGACTCCAGTGACAGCAACAAAACCTGCAGAAGAGAAGGAAGAGATGGTGATGGAGATTAAAGAAGAGGTGACAGAAATCGAGGACTCTGAGGCGCTGTC ACGGGAGATCAATAATTTAGATAAATTCCGAGACCAGCAAAAAATGATTGAAGAAGCCAACAAGCAGCGGAAAGCTTTACTGTCCAAAACACTGACAGAGAG ACAAAGGAAAGCAAGGGAGGAGGCCCAGAAGTTGTCTCACATACAGAAAGAGCTGCAGTTACTGGACAACCGACTGTCAGCAGACGTTACTCTCATCAGGAGTCGAATAGAATCAGCCAGCAAAGACTTCCTAGAAGCTCA GAGGAGATATGACAGAGCTGAGCGAGAATTCATTGAAGCAAAGATGGATTTACAGAAGAAATCGGATCTGAAGGAGCAACTGACTGAGCATCTCTACACCATCATTCACCAAAATGAACTACGCAAGGCAGAAAAACTCTCTCATCTCATGAATGAACTAGAAATGGAGAATGAAGGGAACGGGGTAAAGCTTTCCTCTTTGCCTCCACTAAGTGCATTTAATGCAGTCGGCCTGACGACTCTGCCAAAGACATCTACAAATGACCAGTGTCAATCTGGACCTTCTTCATCCAAAAATGACAATCAGAAATCCACAGAATCGAgcaaaagtgaaaaaatgaacAAGAATTCTGAATCTTCGGCTTCGGCTGAGGAAACCATAGACAAATCTGTGTGCCATATCATTACAGACTCACAAAGTGTTGACAACAGAGGAGGTGTTCAGGAATCGTTAAGAGAGGGAAAGAGGCAAGAGGAAGCTACTGGTGGTGGCTCAAAGGTTGGTGTACCACAGGAAAAAGCACAGACTGCGTCTGTTCTTGGAAGTTCCTTAGAACGAGAGAAATCCGTGCCATCCTCATGGACTCTAGATGTTATAGTTAAACAAGAACCAGAAGAAAATGTGTAG
- the LOC109618656 gene encoding E3 ubiquitin-protein ligase CCNB1IP1 isoform X2: MESELVCNHKKCRKRVEAYAWITSCSHIFCDEDGVREFKNNATCPACSTDLSDKLDIIRIEVNPSEKYKSMVLAGKRPEIIMEICSRAMSFWSYQIHQERVYQEYVGAKAKERAAQLEQYYEQVISRTSAELNSLKSQLTVTKKDLESVKKKYHDASEKVAEKYRQYQKLQSMYDALKRKCITPSTFGGGEAVCNDRARNALSTFTIPIGSDHGIGPSHAGSASNSKRNSPEASRAPFSFRPTDTPVLAHGHQQTKNGRHSQQPVNKNLFDLDFPTH, translated from the exons ATGGAATCAGAGTTGGTTTGCAATCACAAAAAGTGCAGAAAAAGAGTAGAAGCATATGCTTGG ATAACATCTTGTTCAC ATATTTTTTGCGATGAAGATGGGGTACGAGAATTTAAGAACAATGCAACATGTCCAGCTT GCTCTACAGATTTATCAGACAAATTGGATATCATTCGAATTGAAGTCAATCCCTCTGAAAAATACAAATCT ATGGTGTTAGCAGGAAAGCGGCCAGAAATAATAATGGAGATCTGCTCTAGAGCAATGTCATTTTGGTCTTATCAG ATTCATCAAGAAAGAGTTTACCAAGAGTATGTAGGAGCCAAAGCCAAAGAGAGAGCAGCACAGTTGGAGCAATATTATGAACAAGTGATTTCTCGTACCTCAGCTGAATTGAAtt CGCTAAAATCACAACTAACAG taacTAAAAAAGATTTGGAGAGCGTCAAGAAAAAGTATCATGATGCAAGCGAAAAGGTTGCTGAAAAATACAGACAATACCAAAAGCTACAA TCGATGTACGATGCTTTGAAAAGGAAGTGCATAACACCATCGACTTTTGGGGGCGGAGAAGCGGTATGCAATGACAGAGCTAGAAACGCTCTCTCCACCTTTACCATACCGATAGGTTCCGATCACG GCATCGGTCCTTCTCATGCCGGCAGCGCATCAAACAGCAAAAGAAATTCACCAGAGGCTAGTCGGG CTCCATTCTCGTTCCGACCGACTGATACACCAGTTCTTGCCCATGGTcatcaacaaacaaaaaacgGCCGCCATTCACAGCAGCCAGTGAACAAGAACCTGTTTGACTTGGACTTTCCCACACATTAA
- the LOC105340200 gene encoding mutS protein homolog 4, with protein MSMSAWSAHESKYAFSFMGSREDSDAEQQTETQHTISKTGDIPDYHAGVPALEVPVGNSKRQFDFNMNSSGDKSNPPKDPPIMPIVLSNAVYFSKTYRSTNLRKNQNPQSASTDSQRLDIANGVQQLRHGVASELLDFSFKKKTKTCTFADTPKSSIQVSDQIESIDSSSGINRILSTDGSDEKSRYQRSIYSDFSDGITPRTSDSDQSGGGPGKSMDRNLRSSTGTSGYSCGTDTSSSDSWAVGRKRGLFMSETPLPGMTPHARVPQGSKLFKTPLNVKRKTPSSSSRMASTLLGSSTGRSVGSSFVHESGSRSCDPKSTPHTRSAAVNSNSAVIVAIVEGRGMARGEIGLASIDLRSPTLNLSQFSDTQTYVQTMTKLHRCQPVEIIMPNTACENGAMTKLFKLVTHQFQNSNVSTVQRKYFNETKGLQFVKQLCVSDFNSVVMELTTKYYCLAAAAALVKYVEFTQNMILAPASINVIFSGCENTTMIDATTAVNLELLQNIRDPKSEHTLYGVLNYTKTIGGARLLRANILQPPCDLGTITMRQEVVSELTEKEDVFDNIQTVIARFLDIDHVLSMCVQIPKQETLKTAEANINNIIYLKHILELVDPLRNALSNCENRLMKHFYKSLDDGRYALMKAKISSVIHDDTKYQKGMLHMRTQKCFAVKGSINGLLDIGRGTYAGIIEDINNLANQLAEEYSLPIVTSYNSTRGFFLQLNCGPKSTYSKESLPGIFIKVTKAKNALCFTTSDLIRLNNRAREALDEIYLVTNIVVTELLGDLRNHFGCLYKLSEAVSMIDMLQSFAHACTLSGYVKPEFTKDTFAVKQGRHPILERITLDMPVPNNIYATEDANFNLITGANMSGKSTYLRQIVLLQIMAQIGCFIPAEYGSFRITDQIFSRIGSDDDIESNSSTFMLEMKEVNYIIQNVSHRSLIIMDELGRGTSQEEGVGICHSVCEYLLRFKAFVFFATHFMDLGHLENLYPNVQNYCFMILKTFNENDQSEKVVYTHVLTKGLNKEEHYGIRLAELSTLPRDVIQQAKTLANLISTKRGKQHEVDKEMREKRIVFKLAARLVQLSRNSRLSKTDLKSYMKSLKAQYIADTKSLEE; from the exons ATGTCGATGTCAGCATGGTCAGCACATGAATCGAAATACG CTTTTAGTTTTATGGGCTCAAGAGAAGATTCAGATGCTGAACAACAAACTGAAACCCAACACACAATATCTAAGACAGGGGATATTCCAGATTATCATGCTGg agtACCTGCATTAGAAGTTCCTGTAGGAAATTCCAAAAgacaatttgattttaatatgaATAGTAGTGGAGACAAATCAAATCCACCAAAAG aTCCACCAATAATGCCAATTGTCCTGTCAAATGCTgtctatttttcaaaaacatacaGAAGTACAAACCTAAGGAAAAACCAGAATCCACAAAGTGCAAG TACAGACAGTCAAAGACTTGATATTGCTAATGGTGTACAACAGTTGAGGCATGGTGTGGCATCAGAGCTTTTAGATTTTTCCTTCAAAAAGAAGACAAAAACTTGCACTTTTGCTGACACCCCAAAATCATCAATTCAAGTGTCAGATCAAATTGAAAg cataGACAGCAGTTCTGGTATCAATAGGATCCTGAGCACAGATGGAAGTGATGAAAAATCTAGATATCAAAGGAGCATTTACAGTGACTTCAGTGATGGAATTACCCCCAGAACAAGTGACTCCGATCAAAGTGGAGGAGGACCTGGTAAATCTATGGACAGGAACTTGAGGAGTAGCACCGGTACCAGTGGATACAGCTGTGGGACAGACACCAGCTCCAGTGACTCTTGGGCAGTGGGGAGGAAAAGGGGGTTATTCATGTCTGAGACACCTCTACCAGGAATGACTCCTCATGCCAGAGTCCCTCAAG GTTCCAAATTGTTCAAGACACCACTGAATGTAAAAAGGAAAACTCCAAGCTCCTCCAGTAGAATGGCATCAACTCTCTTAGGAAGCTCGACTGGTAGATCTGT TGGCTCCAGTTTTGTGCATGAATCTGGTTCAAGATCTTGTGACCCAAAGTCTACTCCACACACCAGATCAGCTGCAGTTAATTCTAACTCAGCAGTCATTGTGG CAATTGTGGAGGGGCGAGGTATGGCAAGAGGAGAGATTGGATTGGCCAGCATAGATTTGAGGTCCCCAACATTGAACTTATCCCAGTTTTCAGACACTCAGACTTATGTTCAGACAATGACCAAGCTTCACAGATGTCAACCTGTTGAG ATTATAATGCCAAACACAGCCTGCGAGAATGGAGCCATGACAAAGCTTTTCAAACTAGTGACTCACCAATTCCAGAATTCCAATGTGTCCACAGTACAGAGAAAGTATTTCAATGAAACAAAAG gTTTGCAATTTGTGAAACAACTCTGTGTTTCTGATTTCAATTCTGTGGTCATGGAGTTAACCACCAA GTATTATTGCTTAGCTGCAGCAGCAGCTCTTGTAAAATATGTGGAATTTACTCAAAATATGATCTTAGCACCAGCATCCATCAATGTCATTTTCAGTGGGTGTGAAAATACAACCATGATAG ATGCCACAACAGCTGTTAACCTTGAACTCTTACAAAACATCAGAGATCCTAAGAGTGAGCACACTTTATATGGAGTCTTGAATTACACAAAGACCATTGGAGGGGCTCGTTTACTGAGAGCCAACATTCTACAGCCACCATGTGACCTCGGAACCATCACCATGAGGCAGGAAGTGGTCTCAGAACTGACAG AAAAAGAGGACGTGTTTGACAACATTCAGACTGTGATTGCAAGGTTTCTGGACATCGATCATGTTTTGTCTATGTGTGTGCAAATCCCCAAACAAGAAACTCTAAAAACTGCAGAGGCCAACATCAACAATATCATATACCTCAAACACATTCTAGAACTGGTGGACCCCCTCAGGAATGCTCTCTCAAACTGTGAAAACCGCCTGATGAAACATTTCTACAAG TCGTTGGATGATGGCAGGTATGCATTGATGAAGGCCAAGATATCCAGTGTAATTCATGATGACACCAAATATCAGAAAGGGATGCTGCACATGCGTACTCAGAAGTGTTTTGCTGTCAAG GGAAGTATCAATG GACTCCTTGACATTGGAAGAGGGACCTATGCTGGAATTATTGAGGACATCAACA ACCTAGCTAACCAATTGGCAGAGGAATACAGTTTACCAATAGTGACATCCTATAACTCAACTAGAGGCTTCTTTCTGCAGCTCAACTGTGGTCCAAAAAGTACCTATAGCAAAGAAAGCTTGCCTGGAATATTTATCAAAGTCACAAAAGCCAAGAATGCACTTTGTTTCACAACATCAGATTTG ATTCGTTTAAATA ACAGAGCAAGAGAAGCATTGGATGAGATATATCTGGTGACCAACAT AGTGGTGACAGAGTTGCTAGGAGATCTAAGGAACCATTTTGGCTGTCTGTACAAATTGTCTGAAGCTGTGTCCATGATTGACATGTTACAGAGCTTTGCTCATGCCTGTACTCTGTCCGGTTATG TCAAGCCTGAGTTTACCAAAGATACATTTGCTGTTAAACAGGGTAGACATCCAATACTTGAGAGAATTACTCTTGATATGCCTGTTCCCAATAACATT TATGCTACAGAAGATGCCAACTTTAATCTCATTACTGGTGCCAACATG AGTGGCAAGAGCACATATCTAAGACAGATAGTGTTGTTACAAATCATGGCTCAGATTGGATGCTTTATCCCTGCTGAGTATGGCTCCTTTAGAATAACTGACCAGATCTTCTCTAGGATAGGCAGTGATGATGACATCGAGTCCAACTCCTCTACATTCATGTTAGAA ATGAAAGAAGTGAATTACATCATACAGAATGTCAGTCACCGGTCTCTTATCATAATGGATGAACTTGGAAGAG GTACAAGCCAAGAAGAAGGAGTAGGAATCTGTCATTCCGTTTGTGAATACCTTCTCAGATTTAAG GCATTTGTCTTCTTTGCCACCCATTTCATGGACCTTGGCCATTTGGAGAATTTGTATCCAAATGTACAAAA CTATTGTTTCATGATACTCAAAACATTTAACGAGAATGATCAGAGTGAAAAGGTGGTTTATACCCATGTACTGACGAAAGGTCTGAACAAGGAGGAACATTACG gCATTAGACTGGCTGAACTGTCAACGCTCCCAAGAGATGTAATTCAGCAAGCCAAAACTCTTGCCAATTTGATTTCTACAAAGAGAGGG AAACAGCATGAAGTGGATAAGGAGATGAGAGAGAAAAGAATTGTCTTCAAGCTCGCAGCGCGACTGGTTCAACTGTCTCGTAATTCCAGACTCAGCAAGACTGACTTGAAGTCCTACATGAAAAGCTTAAAGGCACAATATATTGCAGACACCAAATCTCTAGAAGAATGA